In a single window of the Acyrthosiphon pisum isolate AL4f chromosome X, pea_aphid_22Mar2018_4r6ur, whole genome shotgun sequence genome:
- the LOC100569951 gene encoding uncharacterized protein LOC100569951 yields MSVMYTIVLAIISCFWYIVAGALFLGIVFLAIRHDLVSAAIARELHRQTPVIVTVVDDDEQNYYWTNAARRLTFEAVPPAVRIQILINLLQKFKADRLDPMDKRLKTVTARLTRMMATYRRARMAYDFETSELYELCASNIRLTMSVGTNTEYGENSMIYKPRIVKKELESLNKEVSIVEPSVQSLSEKPLTSDVKSQSKSIHSVEKSQSGSLEKSSDSTVQPTQPESLTETLNELAASLISVIAWFKNALTSNVYRRKAVAVYQAINSTLNSQYLKTFFKFVFDSFDKIVKLYTHIDMDDTDITKVMIRIPATENDEE; encoded by the exons ATGTCGGTGATGTACACTATTGTACTGGCGATCATCTCATGCTTCTGGTATATAGTCGCGGGAGCGTTGTTCTTGGGGATCGTCTTTTTGGCGATCAGGCACGACCTAGTGTCCGCCGCGATCGCCAGAGAGCTTCATCGTCAAACACCGGTGATAGTTACAGTTGTCGACGATGACGAACAAAACTACTACTGGACGAACGCAGCCCGACGGCTGACTTTCGAGGCCGTACCGCCCGCGGTAAGGATCCAAATCTTGATCAACCTTTTGCAAAAGTTCAAGGCTGACCGGCTGGATCCGATGGACAAGCGCCTCAAAACAGTCACCGCACGGCTAACCAGAATGATGGCCACGTATCGACGGGCTCGAATGGCCTACGA ttttgagaCATCAGAATTGTACGAACTATGCGCTTCAAATATTCGTCTGACAATGTCGGTCGGAACAAATACAGAATACGGCgaaaattcaatgatttataaacCAAGAATTGTCAAGAAAGAACTTGAATCGCTGAATAAGGAAGTTTCCATCGTTGAGCCATCTGTTCAATCATTATCGGAGAAACCGTTGACTTCTGATGTAAAATCCCAGTCGAAATCGATACATTCTGTTGAGAAAAGTCAGTCGGGATCTCTAGAAAAATCTTCTGATTCCACCGTTCAACCGACACAACCAGAATCCCTTACCGAGACACTTAACGAACTGGCGGCGTCTCTTATATCAGTTATTGCATGGTTTAAAAATGCCTTGACCTCAAACGTGTATAGGAGAAAAGCTGTTGCAGTTTATCAAGCGATCAATTCGACACTTAATTCCCAATATCTAAAAACATTCTTTAAATTCGTTTTTGAcagttttgataaaattgtcaAACTTTATACACACATAGACATGGATGATACTGACATTACAAAAGTCATGATAAGAATACCAGCAACAGAAAATGACGAAGAGTGA